The DNA region TTTTCGTGCATCTAATCACCAAACTTTCTCAATGTCATTAAAAACTTCTAACGTCATTTTGTCCTGATCAACGACCCATTTTGAAATTGATCCGTTATGCATACTAGGTAATGTATATTCTGGCCCAGCATATTTTCCAGCTAAGTTTCGAATTAATGTTCCATGAACCACCAATAAGACATTTTCACCGTCTTTGGCCGTTGTTTTTAATATATCCAGCCCTGCCTCAACACGTGTCCAAAATTGTTCAGCATTTTCAGCATCATGCGTTGGGTCTGCCGCATGAATGGCATTCATGACTTCATCTTGAGACATTTCAGCCATCAGATCACCATATGCCGAGATATCCTTTAGTCCTTTTAACTCGGCTACGGCTTGAGCTGCTGTAGGACCTGGTAGCCCTTCAAATGTACCAAAAAACTCTTCTCGGAATTGTGCCAATTCAGTCGGTTCAGCATAATCAGGCGTTGCATTATTACGATTCATAATAAAACGTGCTGTCCGGACAGCGCGAGTCAAATCGGAAGAAAAAACATGATCAAATTTCACATTTGCCAACCGATTACCAGCAGCTTGACCATCAGCAATACCTTTTTCAGTTAATGGTGCATCAGACCACCCTTGCATCCGATTGTACTTATTAAAGATTGTTTGACCATGCCGAACGACAAATAAATTAAAGCTCATTTTCTCTTCCCCCTACCTTTTTCTCTCTATATTGTATCATGCCGGCAAAACTCAATTGCGTCATATTCATATAAAATCTATTTCTATATTAAATATATGTAAATAAAACTGTTATTTACCATATGATGCTTAAAATGGTGGCAATCACCCACACACCATTTTAAATGTCAGACTGATCTTAGTCATGATTTCATTTCACAATATGCTCCAAAAATGAGGCGATGATGATTGAAATAAGGCATACTACACCACATTCATCCCATTACATTCAATCATGCATTTCTTTTTCTCACATTTCAAACAAAATGATTCAAACCCCAGAAGGATGTATGACGATTAATAGATTTTTTTATGCGTCATTTTTGACTATTTCATTTTCAATTATCGCTTTTTTGTGAACAGTTAATGACTATTCTTTTTTACCGGAATTTATTTGCTAAACTCTTCTTGTTAACATCATTGCATTTACTAAGGAGCCTCTACCAACATGTTAAAAAATACAAAAAAAAATCTCAATTTAATCGAAAATACTCGTGACGGGCAATGGTGGACTGAAGACCTCTACTTTGAAGCCTATGAACAGATTGAAGCCAGCCACACTAAGAAATTTCCCATCTTCATTCCTTCAATTGGCACGCCAAATGAACATTTTGGTCATGTCCTTGCTAAAACTTTTACCAAAGAATTCAATTGGCCCATTTTTATCCTGACACGTGATTCTCAGCTTGACGCCTATCAAGATGCAATTAATTATTCACCCTATGTCACGGTCTTATCACAACCAGATGCTACTATTTCTAATGCTGGCGCTAGTCGTAAATATATACAAGATTATGCCATCGGTGCTGGCCACGACTTCATTTTTATGTTTGATGATGACCTGTTTGAATTTAACATATTAACAAAAGGCGTTACCGAAAATGATTTCTTATATTCAAAAATTTCAGATTGTCGCAATCAAGCACGAATTTTGGCCGTTTGGCAAGTCGCAACCCAATATCTCAATCAAAAATATGCTGTCAATGGCACGTTCCCAAACTATCATTCCGTTTCATGGCCCTATGAATATTCAACCGTTGAAAAAGGCATGACAACTTTTTCAGATTATTGCTCACAAGCTGTCTGCACGAATGTCTTAGAAACAGCAAATAATAAAATATATTATCATGAAAACGATGAAGTCGGTCATGAAGACTGCGATTATTACGCACGCGGTTTAGACCGTGGTCTCATCTTTTCGCAACTTAAATTTTTAACCTTTTCTGCCGAGGGAATGGACCTTGGTAACTTTACAATTGGTGCATCGCTAGAAGATCGTTTCTTCCAACAAATGACTGAATTTGTCAATGGTCCCATGAATTGGTTGAGTCGCCCATGGTTATACAATAAGCCAATGCTCGATGGCAGTATCGTCCCCGGTTATGATCTCAAAATGATTCGGGCATATCACAACATGCCGGCAAACTTTAAAATCGATTTAACTGAATTAAATCAAATTAATTTAAATCAGTCATTTGTACCTACGCCTAATCCCATTGAAGCATTAGGCTTTGAAACACTTGAAGCAGCATTATCAGCGCCTGCATCTGAACACAATCAAGACATCTTACTTGGTCAAGATGCTGGTCAACAT from Weissella diestrammenae includes:
- a CDS encoding histidine phosphatase family protein, with the protein product MSFNLFVVRHGQTIFNKYNRMQGWSDAPLTEKGIADGQAAGNRLANVKFDHVFSSDLTRAVRTARFIMNRNNATPDYAEPTELAQFREEFFGTFEGLPGPTAAQAVAELKGLKDISAYGDLMAEMSQDEVMNAIHAADPTHDAENAEQFWTRVEAGLDILKTTAKDGENVLLVVHGTLIRNLAGKYAGPEYTLPSMHNGSISKWVVDQDKMTLEVFNDIEKVW